In Thermanaerovibrio velox DSM 12556, the genomic stretch TGCCCCCCCAGGGCTCCACTATCACCGCCGCTATGCGCTCACCGCAGGCCCGGAAAGCCGCCTCCACCTCCTCCAGGTGGTTGTAGCGGATCACCAGCGTGTCCGCCGCACATCCCCTGGTAACCCCTGGGGACGATGGGGTGCCGAACGTCAGCGCCCCGCTGCCCGCGGAGACCAAAAGCGAATCCGAGTGCCCGTGGTAGCACCCCTCGAACTTGATTATGACGTCCCTTCCGGTAAAGCCCCTGGCCAGCCGTACCGCCCCCATCACCGCCTCGGTGCCGGAGGAGGTGAAGCGGAGCTTGCGGATGGACGGGAACTTATCCTTTATCATCTCCCCCAGCCGAGCCTCAAGGGGGGAGCATGCTCCGAAGGAGAGCCCCTCCTCCACCGCCCTGTGTACCGCATCTAAAACGTGCGGATCCCCATGCCCCAATATCATGGGGCCCCAGCTGCAAACGTAGTCCACGTACGAATTATCCTCCACGTCAAAGAGCCGGCAGCCCTTGGCGGACTTGAAGAACACCGGTTCCCCCCCCACCGCGCGGAAGGCCCTCACGGGGCTGTTCACCCCCCCTACAAGGCACCTCTTCGCCCTTTCAAAGCACTCCTTGCTGCTCACCATAAAGCACCCATCCCCCTCCTGAAACGCCTGAAATGCCCGCTTATTCCCCCGTCCCACCCAAGACGGGAGAGATGGCAACCGCCCCACAAGGGTTTAGCCCCCGCCACCGTGTCTCCCGGAGTCTAAGGGGATAGCAGGGACTTTAACGCATCCACCAAACCCTTAGAGTCCGGGGTTTTCATGGCCACCGCCCCTCCGAAAAGGTCCATACACGCCTTGGCACACTCATCCCCCCAGGCCACCGCCTTGGCCCTGCCAGGAAGGCCGCCCAAGCGCCTTGACCATTCCTCCGCCAGGGCGGCGGAGCCGAACACCACCGCCTGGGGAGGGTGATCCTCCCAGTGCTCCCTTATGAGCCCCATCCATGGGATGTCCCGGGGTTTCATCTCGTAAATGGGGATCTCCACCGGGAGGCCCCGGGCCTCCGCAACCGCCTCCACCGGTATCCTGGAGCTTCGGCGGTTACGTAGGAAGAGCACCCTCTCCCCGGGACGGATCACACCACGAAGCAGCTCCCCCAGGGACTCGCTGTTGGGCCTTTGGGGCATCAGGTCCACCCCGATTCCCGTATCCTCCATGGCCGACGCGGTGCCAGGTCCTATGGCCACGGTGGAACAGCGGATATGCCTTAGGTCCTTTATGAGATCCTTCAAGACCCGGGGGCCCCGGGGACTGGTGAAGACCAGCCAATTCGCCTCCCGCAAGCCGGCTATCACGTCCGCCTCCTGGACGGCGGTCTCCTCCTCAAGGAGGGGCAGGGTGAAGGCGTCGGCCCCAAGGCCCTCCAACTCCCTGGCGGTGGAGTAACCCTCGCCCATCGGACGGCAAACCGCCACCTGAAGCCCCTTAAGGGGCAAGGGGGCGGGCTTCAGCTCTAGATGGGCCGCCTCCCCCAACAGGATCACCGACGGACTTGCGAGCCTACCAGCTTCCCCCATGCCGATGGCCCCCTCCAGGGTGGTCCTCTCGAGGCATCCCCTTCCCCAGCCACCCCAGGACAGGATCCCACAGGGGGTCTGGGGGCTTAGACCCAGGGATGTCAGAAGCCTCAGGTTCCTTACAAGGCTGGATGCGGACATGTAGAGCACCCTGGATCCCTTGAAGCTCGCGATCCCCTCGAAATAGCCTTGAGGGTCCGTGGCATCCCCAAGCTTTCCCGTAACAAGGCATAGCCCGGAGGACACCCCCCGGTGCGTAAGGGGTATGCCTTCCGCCAGGAACCCCCCGAGGGCTGCGGTTATACCCGGGACCGCCCGCCACTCAAGTCCCGCCCGGTCCAGCGCCGCGGCTTCTTCGCCGCCTCGGCCGAACACGAAGGGGTCACCGCCTTTAAGACGGATCACCGTTTTAAACCGCCTTCCCAGATCCACCAGCAAACGGTTTATCTCCTCCTGCTCCATCCTGTGGTCCCCGCCCCGTTTGCCCGCCTCGATGAAGAGGGCCCCCTTGGGGGCCAGCAAAAGACAGTCCGGGTGGATGAGCCGGTCGTAAACCACCGCCTGGGCCCCTGAAAGTACCTGTAAGGCCTCCAGGGTGAGCCACCTGGGGGACCCGCATCCGGCTCCTACAAGCCATATCAAGCCCCGCAAACCCCCTCTCTGGCGGACCTGTTCAAGGCCCCTTGAAGGATCTCCCTCGCCTCCGGGGAGTCCTTGAGCTTGAGCCACGCCCGCTGACCAAGCGCCGCCGCGTCGTCCTCCCCATCGACCTTGTCCCGCAGCTCCACCGCCGATGCGGACGATCCGTCGGGGGAGAGTATCTCCGCCTTGAATGACATGATATCCCCATCAAGCACCGCGGAGGCCGCAACCGGCACCGCGCATCCCATGCCAAAGGCCTTGAGGAACTGCCGCTCCGCCAGGACCTCAAGCCAACTGTCTCGGTCACCGAGGCGCCTTGCCTCGTGGAAAAGCTCAGATCCCTCCGGCGCCTCCAGGGCAATCGCCCCTTGAGCTGGAGATGTGACGAAGGGGAGATCCCTGTAGGGAACCCTTATGTCTAGCCGCTCTAGCCCCGCCTTCGCCAGCACTATGGCGTCGAAACGACCTTCCTGCAGCTTGCTCAGCCGGGACTGGATGTTGCCCCGGCAACATATGACCTTGAGGTCTCCTCTCAGCCGCAAGACCTGGGCGGTTCTCCTGAGGCTTGAGGTCCCAACCACCGATCCCTCCGGGAGCTCATCAAGGGACAGGCCCTCCAGGTTTATTAAAACGTCCTCCCGGGAGCCCCTCTTAAGCACCGCTGCTATGGCCAGTCCCTTGGGCTGTTCCGACGGGACGTCCTTAAGGCTGTGTACCGCTCCATGGGCGTCCCCCAAGAGCAGCCGTTCCTCCAGGGCTTTCACGAACGCCCCAAAGCCGCCGAAACACGCCAGGTGCCGCCTACGGTCCCTATCCCCATGGGTGGCACAGGTTATGAGCTTCACCGAGTGGCCCGCCCCGGCGAGATGCCTTTTCCACATCTCCGCCTGGGCCATGGCAAGGGGGCTTGAGCGGGTGAGCAGGGTAAATCGACTCATCGCCTAAGCCTCTTCCCCTCCAGGAACGCCCGGATCAGGGACTTTAGCTTGGCCGCCCCCGAGGGGTCCATGCCGCCGCTGGATATCCCAACCCTGAAGTTCCCGTGGCTCCACTGGGCCGCCAGGGCGAAGTCCCCTAGCTCTGGCAGGGAACAGCAGCAAACAAGACACCCGGTGCCCTCCCTAAGCTCCAGCGCTAGCCTGGTCTCCTCCGGCGGAAGCGCCAGCACCGCGAACCTGAAACGCTCAAAGTCCTGACGCTGCACGGACCGTTCCTCCCCTGACACTATCCCCTTGGAGATCAGCCTGCGCATCTCGTCGCAGAAGCTCAAGGAAACCACCGTGACCGACGCACCCCCGTCCAGGAGGCTGCAGGTCTTCCTGTATCCCACGGGACCGGCTCCAACCACCAGCACCGGCTCGTCCCGCCTTAAGGCCACCATGGGGCCGAAGGTCATGTGAATACCCCCAGTTTTCTACAGCTATGATAGTGATATGACTCCATCACGGGCCCGGAGGGCGGGGAAACGCCCGGTCAGCTCCTCCCAAAGGGAGGTGCCCGCACCCTCCGCCGCTGCTTCAAGCCCCTGAAGCTCCTCCCGGTAGCCCCTAAGCCTTCGTCGGCTTATCCGGGCTATGTCTTCGATGCCCATGTACCTGTAACCTTCACCAGGAACCCCCTGGGGAGGGGAACCCATGTCCACAACCCAGGTCCCGCTTCCCGCCAGATCCTCCTCAAACAGCACCGGCAGCGGGGAGGAGGTGCATAGAAAGACCCCTTGAAAGTCCCGGGCCCTGGACCTCAGGCTTTCCCAAGGGATGCACCGGAACCCCTCCGGCGGAGCGGAGGAACGGGAGGTGCATACCACCTCTGCCCCAAAGTAGGATAGCACCTTGCAGGTCTCACGTCCCATCTCTCCCATCCCGGCCACCAGGCACGGCACACGGGGCCAATCGGGGTGCTCTTTGATTATGGACGACGCCAGGTACGGTATCGACGGGGCCCTGCCTGGGTGAAGGGTGCTCCTTAAGCGGGAGGATATCCCGAAGGCCCTCTGGAAGAGCCTGTGAAGGATTGGCCCGCAGGATGGCCTGGAGGCCTCGTAACAGTCCTTGACCTGCCTTACTATATGGAACTCCCCGACCGCGAAGCTGTTGAGGCCGAGCATGGTCCTTATGAGTCTAAGCACCACGCCCTCCTGGCGGGCAAGGACGACCCCCCCGGGCAGTCCTCCCAGGGAGTGTTCCCGAAGGACCCCGTAGAACTCGTCCCTCCAGCACGTCTTAACCCGTACCCATTCCAGGGCGTCCGGGGGAAGCGAACGCGTTACCGCCAAGACGACGGGTGTCATCGGTACCACCATAATCCCACCAGGGCCATGGAGAGGGCCTCGAAGAGCAAAAGGGTCCCCACGTGCCATATGGCCAGGGGGCGGAGCACCTCCGGCGGGAATATGCCCACCCAGTAGCCCATGTTCTGCCTTAAGACCCGGCTGAAGGTGCCTATGCAGTTCCCCGCCAGCAGGGCTAGGAGAGCCCCCTTTAGGGACAGCGCGCCGGAGGATAACGCCCCTTGGGCGGATGCCAGGGATGCGGAACTGTGCATCAGGGCGGAGGTCACCACCGCAAGGGCCGAGGGCGACACCTTGCCCTTCAGGGTCCCCAGCACCGCCGCCTCCAGGTGGGGCATGAGGAAGAACGTGAGGGCGAAGAAGCCCCAAGCCATGGGGAGGGAGCGCAAGGTGAGCCTTATTAAGCTGACCTCCTTCCCATGGGGATGTCCTTCGCAATTTGCCCCATGGCAGGAGTCCTGGGGCAAACCGAATGCGATGGGTTCCCCGGAGCCCCGGCGGAGGAGAAGAAGGAGACATAGGATGAAGCGGCAGGCGCTCCGGGTGATCAGCACTATGGAGTAGAGCAGTCCTAGGTTTCCCGCAAGCCCCACCGCCACCGGTGCGGTGGCGAGCCAGCGCTTTATGTAGGCCGGGAAGGCGAGGCACAGGGTCCCGAAGACCGCGTCATCCCGGGTTATGCGGCCCTCCCGGTGGGCGGAGGACAGGATGGCGGCCCCCAACCTGGGGCTGGCCACCGAAACCGCCATGGCGGAGAGGGCGTGGCGGTTTATCCTGCATTTGGATAGAAGGTTGCGGATGGGACGGAAAACCGCGTCCGTGATCCTCAGCCTCACCAGCGCCTCCCCCGCCAGCGCCCCCGCAAGGATGCTGGCGGTGAGCCTGGCCTCCGCAAGGAGAAGCCCTTTTATCTCCAAAGGAGCATCACCGCCAGGTAGTCGTCGGTGGGTTCCGCCGCCGCATCCCCCTCCACCGCGAACTCCCCCTCTAGCCCGACCCGATGGAGCCGGACGATCCGATCCCAAGGCCCGGAGGCGGAGATGACTAGGGGGAGATTCTCCCCAAGGGCGGAGGGCTTGTATAGGGCGGCGCACTGGCAGGCCTTAAGGGCCTTGATGATCCCTTCGATGTCTTTAGAGCCCGGCACCACCGAGAACACCTGGTCCCTCATGGCGATGAAGCGGTTGAGCCTCGCCGCCGCGGCGGAGTGGGCGGATATGCCGGGGATCAGGCGCAGCTCCGTCTCCGTAATGGAGGACAGCTCCTGGTGGAGCACATGAACCGTGGCGTAAAGGGCGGAGTCCCCTATCACCGGCATCGCCGCGATCTTTGCCCCCTCCCAAAGGTCCTTGGAGGAGGTTAGGGACTCCCTTACGCCGGCCCTTAGCTCCTCGTCGGAGCCTGTCATGGGGAAGAGGATCGGTATGGTCTTAAGCCCCTTGATTAGGTCCCGGGCCATCTGTCCCGCCACGCTCACCCTTCCCTTGGCGGACACCGGCTCGAACACCGCCTGGGCCTTGCTCAGAACGTTAAGGGCCTTCAGGGTAACCAGCTCCTTGTCCCCCGGGCCCATGCCTACGCCGTAAAGTATCAACCTGCATCCCTCCGTCCTTTTGTAGAGCGGAAGCGGAGGAGGAATGCCGCAAGTCCCCATGGTCACCGGTGAGCTAGGGGGCATTGCGCGGGGTCCCTCCCTCGAGGGCTTCCGCGGTAACTTGGAGCCGTGGGGTATCCTGGCTTGCCTTCATCCTATCCCCGCCCCTTCCCAGGGGTCTAAGTCCCCCAGTGGTAACGGCGGTCTCGTCGGGCTCACAGTGGCGGGGCCGCGCCGGCTTCTCACCGGTCTTCCCCCAGGGCTCGAAGTAGCGTTATCCTGTGCTATGCACCTGAAGATAGATAATAGAACTCAAAACCCCATAAAACAAGAAGACAGGGTTGCATTACCAGGGGTTTATGGCTAAACCATGCGGCCTAATATCCTAATATCTTAAGCGTCTCCCGCACCCCTTCTTCCAGCGAAAGCCCGGGATCGTTAGGGGGGCAGAGGAGTAAGAGGGGTATGCCCAGCTCCCCGCAGGCCCTCAGCTTGTCCGTCACTCCGGAGGCATCTCCGCTGCCCTTGGCCCCCACCGCCTTGGCT encodes the following:
- the cobA gene encoding uroporphyrinogen-III C-methyltransferase; this translates as MIWLVGAGCGSPRWLTLEALQVLSGAQAVVYDRLIHPDCLLLAPKGALFIEAGKRGGDHRMEQEEINRLLVDLGRRFKTVIRLKGGDPFVFGRGGEEAAALDRAGLEWRAVPGITAALGGFLAEGIPLTHRGVSSGLCLVTGKLGDATDPQGYFEGIASFKGSRVLYMSASSLVRNLRLLTSLGLSPQTPCGILSWGGWGRGCLERTTLEGAIGMGEAGRLASPSVILLGEAAHLELKPAPLPLKGLQVAVCRPMGEGYSTARELEGLGADAFTLPLLEEETAVQEADVIAGLREANWLVFTSPRGPRVLKDLIKDLRHIRCSTVAIGPGTASAMEDTGIGVDLMPQRPNSESLGELLRGVIRPGERVLFLRNRRSSRIPVEAVAEARGLPVEIPIYEMKPRDIPWMGLIREHWEDHPPQAVVFGSAALAEEWSRRLGGLPGRAKAVAWGDECAKACMDLFGGAVAMKTPDSKGLVDALKSLLSP
- the hemC gene encoding hydroxymethylbilane synthase is translated as MSRFTLLTRSSPLAMAQAEMWKRHLAGAGHSVKLITCATHGDRDRRRHLACFGGFGAFVKALEERLLLGDAHGAVHSLKDVPSEQPKGLAIAAVLKRGSREDVLINLEGLSLDELPEGSVVGTSSLRRTAQVLRLRGDLKVICCRGNIQSRLSKLQEGRFDAIVLAKAGLERLDIRVPYRDLPFVTSPAQGAIALEAPEGSELFHEARRLGDRDSWLEVLAERQFLKAFGMGCAVPVAASAVLDGDIMSFKAEILSPDGSSASAVELRDKVDGEDDAAALGQRAWLKLKDSPEAREILQGALNRSAREGVCGA
- a CDS encoding precorrin-2 dehydrogenase/sirohydrochlorin ferrochelatase family protein, producing MTFGPMVALRRDEPVLVVGAGPVGYRKTCSLLDGGASVTVVSLSFCDEMRRLISKGIVSGEERSVQRQDFERFRFAVLALPPEETRLALELREGTGCLVCCCSLPELGDFALAAQWSHGNFRVGISSGGMDPSGAAKLKSLIRAFLEGKRLRR
- a CDS encoding tetrapyrrole biosynthesis, glutamyl-tRNA reductase, with amino-acid sequence MAVTRSLPPDALEWVRVKTCWRDEFYGVLREHSLGGLPGGVVLARQEGVVLRLIRTMLGLNSFAVGEFHIVRQVKDCYEASRPSCGPILHRLFQRAFGISSRLRSTLHPGRAPSIPYLASSIIKEHPDWPRVPCLVAGMGEMGRETCKVLSYFGAEVVCTSRSSAPPEGFRCIPWESLRSRARDFQGVFLCTSSPLPVLFEEDLAGSGTWVVDMGSPPQGVPGEGYRYMGIEDIARISRRRLRGYREELQGLEAAAEGAGTSLWEELTGRFPALRARDGVISLS
- a CDS encoding SAM-dependent methyltransferase, with product MILYGVGMGPGDKELVTLKALNVLSKAQAVFEPVSAKGRVSVAGQMARDLIKGLKTIPILFPMTGSDEELRAGVRESLTSSKDLWEGAKIAAMPVIGDSALYATVHVLHQELSSITETELRLIPGISAHSAAAARLNRFIAMRDQVFSVVPGSKDIEGIIKALKACQCAALYKPSALGENLPLVISASGPWDRIVRLHRVGLEGEFAVEGDAAAEPTDDYLAVMLLWR